From Miscanthus floridulus cultivar M001 chromosome 15, ASM1932011v1, whole genome shotgun sequence, the proteins below share one genomic window:
- the LOC136507263 gene encoding protein INVOLVED IN DE NOVO 2-like encodes MGTREQYAVAMDISVFLRSALDISVFLMSAMDYSSDESSELSETDIDDYAEKLYVDLKSGKFVARLGSDRFRCPFCPGKKKQDYRYNELLQHAVGVGASIRAAKVKANHQALEKLLKEDHADAAATLPPRQAIALSNPPKPVQDLEVFVWPWIGFKNALAFHNYFKSQRLGKLEWKETKQHVKYVFGWLAKEEDYKSGDPVGRFLSANGDLKTVSELEQEMSSKTDNLIANLTQQITAKSKYLQELECKCNQMNLSL; translated from the exons ATGGGCACAAGAG AACAATATGCTGTTGCAATGGATATATCTGTTTTTCTTAGGTCTGCATTGGATATTTCTGTTTTTCTTAT GTCTGCAATGGACTACAGCTCTGATGAGTCATCAGAGCTAAGTGAGACTGATATTGATGACTATGCTGAGAAGTTATACGTGGACCTCAAGTCTGGCAAGTTTGTGGCAAGGCTGGGTAGTGACAGGTTCAGGTGCCCATTCTGTCCAGGGAAGAAGAAGCAGGACTACCGTTACAACGAGCTGCTTCAGCACGCTGTTGGGGTGGGCGCATCCATCCGTGCTGCAAAGGTGAAGGCAAACCACCAGGCCCTAGAGAAACTTCTCAAAGAGGACCATGCTGATGCGGCAGCCACATTGCCACCACGGCAGGCTATTGCGCTTAGTAACCCTCCAAAGCCAGTGCAAGATCTGGAAGTGTTTGTTTGGCCCTGGATTGGGTTCAAGAATGCCTTAGCATTCCATAACTATTTCAAGTCACAGCGCTTGGGTAAACTGGAATGGAAGGAAACAAAGCAACATGTAAAATATGTGTTTGGATGGCTGGCAAAAGAAGAGGATTACAAATCAGGTGACCCAGTTGGTAGGTTCTTGTCAGCAAATGGTGACCTCAAGACAGTGTCTGAATTGGAACAAGAGATGTCCAGCAAGACTGACAATCTCATAGCTAATTT